A stretch of the Tannerella serpentiformis genome encodes the following:
- a CDS encoding 1-acyl-sn-glycerol-3-phosphate acyltransferase, with product METTYPSPAFDDIRPVNDAEVPQAVEDLISSDGLWRALSYIAPDADRAALIETMRSCRTKAEFKQTIGYKTVMAIARRSTFSLTISGRSRLPEGKAPCTFISNHRDIVLDAAFLNVLLYDVGYDMTQIAIGDNLLIYPWIRLLVRLNNSFIVKRNLSARRLLENSRILSAYIRHTLRQTHESIWIAQREGRAKDSNDQTQTSVLKMLCMAGEGDEGLLDNLMELNIVPIAISYEYDPCDYLKAREFQLRRDDLNYVKSERDDLLSMETGIMGDKGRVHFTIGTPLNDTLRQFDPAMPRHELLAAAATAIDRDIYAHYRFYPSNYVAYDLLHATLRFRMNYDLRDKARFEAYLQRQLDRIDLPQKDEPYLRTKMLEMYANPLKNHWDTKPE from the coding sequence ATGGAAACGACCTACCCCTCCCCCGCATTCGACGACATCCGCCCCGTAAACGACGCGGAAGTGCCCCAAGCCGTCGAGGATCTGATCTCGTCCGACGGACTCTGGCGCGCCCTCAGCTACATCGCCCCGGATGCCGACCGCGCAGCCCTCATCGAGACGATGCGCTCCTGCCGCACCAAGGCGGAATTTAAGCAGACCATCGGCTACAAGACAGTCATGGCCATTGCACGGCGGAGCACCTTCTCGCTGACCATCTCCGGCCGCAGCCGACTGCCCGAAGGCAAAGCGCCCTGCACCTTCATCTCCAACCACCGCGACATTGTCCTCGACGCCGCCTTCCTCAACGTCCTACTCTACGACGTGGGCTACGACATGACCCAAATTGCCATCGGGGACAACCTCCTCATCTATCCCTGGATCCGACTCCTGGTGCGGCTCAACAACAGCTTCATCGTCAAGCGCAACCTATCGGCCCGGCGACTGCTCGAAAACAGCCGCATCCTCTCGGCCTACATCCGCCACACCCTCCGCCAGACGCACGAGTCCATCTGGATCGCCCAGCGAGAGGGTCGCGCCAAAGACTCCAACGACCAGACCCAGACTTCAGTCCTCAAAATGCTCTGCATGGCCGGAGAGGGCGACGAGGGCCTGCTCGACAACCTGATGGAGCTCAACATCGTGCCCATCGCCATCTCCTACGAGTACGACCCCTGCGACTACCTCAAAGCCCGAGAGTTCCAACTGAGGCGCGACGACCTGAACTACGTCAAGAGCGAGCGCGACGACCTGCTGAGCATGGAGACCGGCATCATGGGCGACAAAGGGCGCGTGCATTTCACCATCGGCACGCCCCTGAACGACACCCTCCGACAGTTCGACCCCGCCATGCCCCGCCACGAGCTCCTCGCGGCCGCCGCAACGGCTATCGACCGCGACATCTACGCCCATTACCGCTTCTACCCAAGCAATTACGTGGCCTACGATCTGCTACACGCCACGCTGCGCTTCCGCATGAACTACGACCTCCGCGACAAAGCCCGCTTCGAGGCTTACCTCCAGCGACAACTCGACCGCATCGACCTGCCCCAAAAAGACGAGCCCTACCTGCGCACCAAAATGCTCGAGATGTACGCCAACCCCCTCAAGAACCACTGGGACACGAAACCCGAATGA